The genomic stretch TCATCACCATATGCGAATGGCGGCGCGGGCACGTCTGGAAAGTTTTCTCGATATCGCGCACAGAATAGAAATTGCCAGCGAACTGCAACCCAAAGATGTCTTGAATTTTAAAGACATCAAATCTTACCAAGAACGCTTGTCGCTGGCGCAAACACAAAGCGGAGAAAAGGACGCCTTAGTGGTGATGCAAGGCCGCGTGCTAGGTGTGCCCGTGGTGGCCTGCGCGTTTGAATTCTCTTTTATGGCAGGTTCAATGGGCTCTGTGGTGGGCGCACGATTTGTCAGTGCCGTTGAAACGGCACTCGCAGCGAACTGCGGCTTGGTTTGCTTCTCCGCCTGTGGCGGCGCACGAATGCAGGAGTCTCTGATTTCCTTGATGCAAATGGCCAAAACCAGTGCCGCCCTTCGTCATCTTTCTGAGGCTGGGCTGCCTTACGTTTCCGTGCTGACAGACCAAACCTTTGGCGGTGTATCGGCCAGTATCGCCATGCTGGGTGACATCAATATTGCCGAACCCAAAGCGCGCATTGGCTTTGCAGGACGTAGGGTGATTGAACAAACGGTTCGTGAAACACTTCCGGACGACTTTCAGCAAAGTGAGTTTCTCTTAGAACACGGCGCGCTCGATATGATTG from Vibrio navarrensis encodes the following:
- the accD gene encoding acetyl-CoA carboxylase, carboxyltransferase subunit beta; this translates as MGWLERLFDKRKLIATRKATIPDGIWTKCDSCDEILYRLTLQANLQVCPKCHHHMRMAARARLESFLDIAHRIEIASELQPKDVLNFKDIKSYQERLSLAQTQSGEKDALVVMQGRVLGVPVVACAFEFSFMAGSMGSVVGARFVSAVETALAANCGLVCFSACGGARMQESLISLMQMAKTSAALRHLSEAGLPYVSVLTDQTFGGVSASIAMLGDINIAEPKARIGFAGRRVIEQTVRETLPDDFQQSEFLLEHGALDMIVDRRKLRERIARLMAKLTNTQIAASE